Proteins encoded by one window of Tunturibacter psychrotolerans:
- a CDS encoding Tex family protein: MTDARTLPPPVLLHIAQILNLPMQGTIAVISLLDEGGTVPFIARYRKEATGNLDEVQIRDIEEKVAYFRDLEARRATIVASIAEQGKLTDDLKARIEATLDKSELEDLYLPYRPKRRTKATIAREKGLEPLALYLWEQRISDEPLSAMVLRFVDGEKGVASVEEALEGARHIVAEIISESADLRKAARALMFDEGVVVSRRAMDAVDEQEKFKMYYEYREPVKTIPSHRMLAIRRGESENVLYFLIELEAARAVSVLRRGVLREQGDWTPQLELAIEDCWSRLLNSSIQGELRLELKKRSDLDAIQVFRDNLHHLLLAPPAGPISVLGIDPGQRTGCKVAVVDETGKFLANDVLYLHTSKGAAEAAAKTLEALVVKHQVRAIAIGNGTASRETDAFVREFLRERGLENIFSVTVSESGASIYSASDVARQEFPDLDLTVRGAISIARRLQDPLSELVKVDPKSIGVGQYQHDVDQRQLQQSLETVIESCVNRVGVDLNTSSWTLLRYVSGVTERTALNIVSYRNEHGRFRSRTQLMKVPGIGAKTFEQAAGFLRIRDGENPLDMTAVHPESYAVVEQIAASLKAPVEELIKSPQLLEKVDKSAVSAGSFTLNDILEELKKPGRDPRDKFVAPSFNESVRELSDVMPDMVLEGVVTNVTKFGAFVDIGVHQDGLVHISELSVKFIKDPSEAVKAGQIVKVKVLSADAKTKRIALSIKALHEAGPRGPRQTPNLQAAAKGQGGPMLKTQVRVKTIAPEPVKAPVSMDDKLAMLSSKWKGR, from the coding sequence ATGACTGACGCACGTACTCTCCCTCCCCCAGTTTTGCTGCACATCGCCCAAATTCTCAACCTTCCAATGCAAGGCACGATCGCAGTGATTTCGCTGCTGGATGAAGGTGGAACCGTCCCGTTCATCGCTCGATATCGCAAGGAGGCTACCGGGAATCTCGATGAGGTGCAGATTCGCGATATCGAGGAAAAGGTCGCTTACTTTCGCGATCTCGAGGCGCGGCGAGCGACAATTGTCGCTTCGATTGCGGAGCAGGGCAAGTTGACGGACGATTTGAAGGCGAGAATTGAAGCGACTTTGGATAAGAGTGAGCTGGAAGATCTGTATCTGCCATATCGGCCGAAGCGAAGGACGAAGGCGACAATTGCGCGGGAGAAGGGACTGGAGCCACTCGCGCTGTATCTGTGGGAGCAGAGAATCTCGGATGAACCGCTGAGCGCGATGGTCCTGAGATTTGTCGATGGTGAGAAGGGCGTTGCCTCTGTTGAGGAGGCACTCGAGGGCGCAAGGCACATTGTGGCGGAGATTATCAGCGAGAGTGCCGACTTGCGAAAAGCGGCGCGTGCGCTGATGTTTGATGAAGGTGTGGTGGTGAGCCGCAGAGCGATGGATGCGGTGGATGAGCAGGAAAAGTTCAAGATGTACTACGAGTATCGCGAGCCGGTGAAGACGATTCCGTCGCATCGAATGTTGGCGATTCGTCGGGGTGAGAGTGAGAATGTACTTTATTTTTTGATCGAGTTGGAGGCTGCACGGGCAGTGAGTGTGCTGCGGCGCGGGGTTTTGCGGGAGCAGGGGGATTGGACGCCGCAGTTGGAGTTGGCGATTGAGGATTGCTGGTCACGGCTCTTGAACTCATCCATTCAGGGGGAGCTGCGGTTGGAGCTGAAGAAGCGCTCGGATCTCGATGCGATCCAGGTGTTCCGGGACAATCTGCACCATCTGCTGCTGGCTCCTCCGGCGGGGCCGATCTCGGTGCTGGGGATTGATCCGGGGCAGAGGACCGGGTGCAAGGTTGCGGTGGTGGATGAGACAGGGAAGTTCCTGGCCAATGATGTGCTGTATCTGCATACGTCGAAGGGCGCTGCGGAGGCGGCGGCGAAGACGCTTGAGGCTCTTGTGGTGAAGCATCAGGTTCGGGCGATTGCTATTGGGAATGGAACGGCTTCGCGGGAGACGGATGCGTTTGTGCGTGAGTTCCTGCGTGAGCGCGGGTTGGAGAACATCTTCTCGGTGACGGTGAGCGAGTCGGGAGCGAGTATCTATTCGGCTTCGGATGTGGCAAGGCAGGAGTTTCCGGATCTGGATCTTACGGTGCGTGGAGCGATCTCGATCGCGCGGCGATTGCAGGATCCGTTGTCGGAGTTGGTGAAGGTCGATCCGAAGTCGATTGGTGTTGGTCAGTATCAGCATGATGTGGATCAGAGACAGTTGCAGCAGTCGCTCGAGACGGTGATTGAGAGCTGCGTGAATCGTGTTGGAGTTGACCTGAATACTTCGTCGTGGACTTTGCTGCGGTATGTTTCGGGTGTGACGGAAAGAACCGCGTTGAACATCGTGAGTTATCGGAATGAGCATGGACGGTTTCGCTCGCGGACTCAATTGATGAAGGTTCCTGGGATTGGCGCGAAGACGTTTGAGCAGGCTGCGGGATTTCTGCGGATTCGGGATGGTGAGAATCCACTGGATATGACTGCGGTTCATCCTGAATCGTACGCGGTTGTGGAGCAGATTGCGGCTTCGCTGAAGGCTCCGGTTGAGGAGTTGATCAAGAGTCCGCAGCTGCTGGAGAAGGTGGATAAGAGCGCAGTTTCGGCAGGAAGTTTTACGCTGAATGACATTCTGGAGGAGTTGAAAAAGCCGGGGCGGGATCCGCGGGATAAATTTGTTGCACCGAGCTTCAACGAAAGTGTCCGCGAGTTGTCGGATGTGATGCCGGACATGGTGCTTGAAGGTGTGGTGACGAACGTGACGAAGTTTGGTGCGTTCGTCGATATAGGGGTGCACCAGGATGGGCTGGTGCATATCAGTGAGCTGTCGGTGAAGTTCATCAAGGATCCGTCTGAGGCGGTGAAGGCGGGGCAGATCGTGAAGGTGAAGGTGCTGTCTGCCGATGCGAAGACGAAGCGTATTGCGTTGTCGATCAAGGCGCTGCATGAGGCGGGGCCTCGAGGGCCGCGGCAAACACCAAATTTGCAGGCTGCGGCGAAGGGGCAAGGCGGGCCGATGTTGAAGACGCAGGTCCGCGTGAAGACTATTGCGCCCGAACCGGTGAAGGCTCCGGTTTCTATGGATGACAAGTTGGCGATGCTGTCCTCTAAGTGGAAGGGGCGTTAG
- a CDS encoding AI-2E family transporter, whose translation MQEGREDRQNREAPPWRQITLFLLTIAILILCALILQPFFTAIVGAIVLAVVTEVPYNWLSARIRNRTLSATVALFLVILAVIVPGFFLMQELSEHALKAIVSLRNPNAQNLITDYIGNHPALANRIEAFSASIDVNTAARSTATYVGGKAAVILANSIHFITELVVMLFLLFFLFRDRQVALEGLRALIPLREDETAELLNRVDDTIYATFLGRLAIALVQGVLAGLAFWVLGVPGVLLWATTLTAFAMIPAFGAFLVWGPIATYLGLNGHWGKAALLVIWGGLIVSTIDNILYPILIGGHLRSHTAIILITILGGIAVFGPLGIILGPVIFSIAASLLNIWHARTNQTLSA comes from the coding sequence ATGCAAGAAGGCCGAGAAGACAGACAAAACCGAGAAGCCCCGCCTTGGAGACAGATCACCCTCTTCCTTCTCACCATCGCCATCCTGATCCTCTGCGCCCTCATCCTCCAGCCCTTCTTCACCGCCATCGTTGGAGCCATCGTCCTCGCCGTCGTCACCGAAGTCCCCTACAACTGGCTCTCCGCCCGCATTCGCAACCGCACCCTCAGTGCTACCGTCGCACTCTTCCTCGTCATCCTCGCCGTCATCGTCCCAGGCTTCTTTCTCATGCAGGAACTGAGTGAACATGCCCTCAAAGCCATCGTCTCTCTTCGCAACCCCAACGCGCAAAATCTAATCACCGACTACATCGGCAACCATCCCGCCCTCGCCAACCGCATCGAAGCCTTCTCCGCCTCCATCGACGTCAACACCGCAGCCCGCTCCACCGCCACCTATGTGGGCGGGAAAGCCGCAGTGATCCTCGCCAACTCCATCCACTTCATCACCGAACTTGTCGTCATGCTCTTCCTTCTCTTCTTCCTCTTTCGTGACCGCCAGGTCGCGCTCGAGGGCCTCCGCGCCCTCATCCCCCTCCGCGAAGACGAGACCGCGGAACTCCTCAATCGCGTCGACGACACTATCTACGCCACCTTCCTCGGCCGCCTCGCCATCGCCCTTGTACAGGGAGTTCTCGCCGGTCTCGCCTTCTGGGTGCTCGGCGTCCCCGGCGTCCTGCTCTGGGCCACCACCCTCACCGCCTTCGCCATGATCCCCGCGTTCGGTGCCTTCCTCGTCTGGGGACCCATCGCCACCTACCTCGGCCTCAACGGCCATTGGGGCAAAGCAGCTCTTCTCGTCATCTGGGGCGGACTCATCGTCAGCACCATCGACAACATCCTCTACCCCATCCTCATCGGCGGACATCTTCGCTCCCACACCGCCATCATCCTCATCACCATCCTCGGCGGCATCGCGGTCTTCGGCCCCCTCGGCATCATCCTCGGCCCGGTCATCTTCAGCATTGCCGCCAGCCTCCTCAACATCTGGCACGCCCGCACCAATCAAACGCTATCAGCCTAA
- a CDS encoding Fpg/Nei family DNA glycosylase translates to MPELPDITAYLSALAPRVVGQPLTHLRIASPFLLRTVQPRIEETEGHTIRALHRIGKRIVFEFDNGLYLVLHLMIAGRLHWRPLGAKLGGRNNLAAFDFPNGSLVLTEAGSKRRASLHLFANEAAAQETDPGGIDVFATDLEAFRTALTAENRTLKRALTDPRILSGIGNAYSDEILHAAQLSPIQQTAKLDPAQWQRLFTATRETLQLWIDRLNAEAAQAFPEKVTAFRKDMAVHGRFGQPCPTCGQPIQRIRYADNETNYCAQCQTNGKVLADRSLSRLLGKDWPRTLDELEALKKR, encoded by the coding sequence ATGCCGGAACTTCCCGACATCACCGCCTACCTCTCGGCCCTTGCCCCACGCGTCGTAGGACAGCCGCTAACCCACCTCCGCATCGCCAGCCCCTTCCTTCTCCGCACCGTCCAGCCCCGCATCGAAGAGACCGAAGGCCACACCATCCGCGCACTCCATCGCATCGGCAAGCGCATCGTCTTCGAGTTCGACAACGGCCTCTACCTCGTCCTTCACCTCATGATCGCAGGTCGTCTCCACTGGCGCCCTCTTGGCGCAAAGCTCGGAGGCCGCAACAACCTCGCCGCTTTCGACTTCCCCAACGGCTCCCTCGTCCTCACCGAAGCAGGCTCCAAGCGCCGAGCCTCCCTCCATCTCTTCGCCAACGAAGCGGCCGCACAAGAAACAGACCCCGGAGGAATCGACGTCTTCGCCACTGATCTCGAAGCCTTCCGCACTGCCCTCACCGCCGAAAACCGCACTCTCAAGCGAGCCCTCACCGACCCGCGCATTCTCTCTGGCATCGGCAACGCCTACTCCGACGAGATCCTCCACGCCGCCCAACTGTCACCGATCCAACAAACCGCGAAGCTCGATCCCGCCCAATGGCAGCGCCTCTTCACCGCCACCCGCGAAACCCTCCAACTCTGGATCGACCGCCTCAACGCCGAAGCCGCCCAAGCCTTCCCTGAAAAAGTCACAGCCTTCCGCAAAGACATGGCCGTCCACGGTCGCTTCGGCCAACCCTGCCCCACCTGCGGCCAGCCCATCCAGCGCATCCGCTACGCCGACAACGAGACCAACTACTGCGCCCAATGCCAGACCAACGGCAAGGTTCTCGCCGACCGCAGTCTCTCCCGCCTCCTGGGCAAAGACTGGCCTCGCACACTCGACGAACTGGAAGCCCTCAAAAAACGCTAA
- the sseA gene encoding 3-mercaptopyruvate sulfurtransferase, translating to MSMNPLVAPSWLAARLEDPSTIVLDATLPPVGVTPPVDTRAHYLERHIPGALFFDIEDLSDHATPLPHMLPTPESFSRRMSALGVSDSNTIVIYEQHGVFSAPRAWWMLRTFGAQNVYVLNSSLRTWIDSGLPTESGPVHRAPATFHANLNRNAIADLAQLKDRLARHQQVLDARSATRFNGTAPEPRPGLSSGHMPGATSTPFTDLVEDGRLKPAEKLHEYFAAKNVDLHQPITTTCGSGVTAAVIALSLEVVGAQNVTLYDGSWAEYAQHPDSVIEKSS from the coding sequence ATGTCCATGAACCCTCTCGTCGCCCCCTCCTGGCTGGCCGCGCGCCTCGAAGACCCCTCGACCATCGTCCTCGACGCCACACTCCCACCCGTCGGCGTTACACCCCCGGTCGACACCCGCGCCCACTATCTCGAGCGCCACATCCCCGGCGCACTTTTCTTCGACATCGAGGATCTCTCCGACCACGCCACACCACTCCCTCACATGCTCCCCACGCCCGAGAGCTTCTCCCGCCGCATGTCCGCCCTCGGCGTCTCCGACAGCAACACCATCGTCATCTATGAGCAGCACGGCGTCTTCTCCGCCCCCCGCGCCTGGTGGATGCTCCGCACCTTCGGCGCCCAAAACGTCTACGTCCTCAACAGCAGCCTCCGCACATGGATAGACTCCGGCCTCCCCACCGAATCCGGTCCCGTCCATCGCGCTCCCGCAACCTTCCACGCCAACCTGAACCGCAACGCCATAGCAGACCTCGCCCAGCTCAAAGATCGACTCGCCCGCCACCAGCAAGTCCTCGACGCCCGATCCGCCACACGCTTCAACGGCACCGCACCCGAGCCGCGCCCCGGACTAAGCTCAGGCCACATGCCCGGCGCCACCAGCACACCCTTCACCGACCTCGTCGAAGACGGTCGCCTCAAACCAGCCGAAAAACTCCACGAATACTTCGCCGCCAAAAACGTGGACCTACATCAACCAATCACCACCACCTGCGGCTCCGGCGTGACAGCCGCGGTCATCGCCCTAAGCCTCGAAGTAGTCGGCGCTCAAAACGTAACCCTCTACGACGGCTCTTGGGCCGAGTACGCCCAACACCCCGACTCAGTCATAGAAAAAAGCAGCTAA
- a CDS encoding PEP-CTERM sorting domain-containing protein, protein MKKILSIFAVGVLSLSANTVLADGIGTSVTGSLAFQGLPINFFDPANKGVPPGFGNHVRTKVTIGSGTEFGYSDSDNLDTANFTGSTLTITDTGFRDGQAPFEMKFTDPDFKSFSLMSNDLGVDFSFAGDTLTVKFAGGDFTGEETTVLSYVPNQTQTGITPEPATLALLGTGMLAVAGVVRKRLVS, encoded by the coding sequence ATGAAAAAAATCTTGTCTATCTTTGCGGTGGGAGTGCTGTCTCTATCTGCTAATACGGTTCTCGCTGACGGCATCGGTACATCGGTCACCGGGTCTCTTGCATTCCAGGGGCTCCCAATCAATTTCTTTGATCCAGCAAACAAAGGGGTCCCTCCGGGTTTTGGCAACCATGTGAGGACCAAGGTGACTATAGGGTCCGGGACTGAGTTCGGCTATAGTGACTCAGATAATTTGGATACTGCGAATTTCACCGGCTCGACTCTCACCATCACGGATACAGGATTTCGTGACGGCCAGGCACCGTTTGAAATGAAGTTCACTGATCCCGACTTCAAGAGCTTTTCGCTGATGTCGAATGATCTGGGTGTGGACTTTTCGTTTGCGGGAGATACGCTGACAGTCAAATTTGCTGGTGGGGATTTCACGGGTGAAGAGACGACGGTGCTGTCTTATGTTCCCAATCAAACTCAAACCGGCATCACTCCGGAGCCTGCGACGTTGGCTCTGCTGGGAACTGGGATGCTTGCAGTTGCGGGCGTTGTTCGCAAAAGATTGGTCTCTTAG